A single Pseudoalteromonas phenolica DNA region contains:
- a CDS encoding LysE family translocator, giving the protein MLSYLDEFLLIAIAHFFAVASPGPDFAIVLKQSIQQGRNNALWTSAGVGLGIFVHVAYCLLGVALVLANSPELFTILKYVAGAYLAYMGIQALRAKPASGDSNIDTAERVQAESAFIAFKRGFLVNALNPKATLFFMSLFTLVIAPTTPTSVQAIYGIYMALATWAWFSFLSVVLSKQSVRAFFHRAGHWFDRGIGVVLIALAVRVVV; this is encoded by the coding sequence ATGCTCAGTTATCTTGATGAATTTTTATTAATCGCTATCGCGCATTTTTTTGCGGTGGCAAGCCCTGGGCCTGACTTTGCTATTGTACTTAAACAAAGTATTCAACAAGGGCGTAATAACGCCTTATGGACCAGTGCTGGAGTCGGGTTGGGAATATTTGTTCATGTCGCATATTGCCTACTGGGTGTGGCATTGGTATTAGCAAATTCCCCTGAGTTATTTACTATTTTGAAGTATGTGGCGGGTGCGTATTTAGCCTATATGGGAATTCAGGCGCTCAGAGCGAAACCAGCATCTGGAGATAGCAATATAGATACTGCTGAGCGTGTCCAGGCTGAATCAGCGTTTATAGCATTTAAACGTGGTTTTTTAGTCAATGCACTGAACCCTAAAGCGACTTTATTCTTTATGTCACTGTTTACGCTTGTTATTGCCCCAACAACGCCGACTTCGGTGCAAGCGATATATGGTATTTATATGGCATTAGCCACTTGGGCCTGGTTCTCTTTTTTGAGTGTTGTATTAAGTAAGCAATCTGTACGTGCTTTTTTTCACCGAGCCGGGCATTGGTTCGATAGGGGGATTGGCGTTGTATTGATAGCCCTAGCAGTTAGAGTGGTGGTGTAA
- a CDS encoding DUF2058 domain-containing protein — protein MGSLQDQLLKAGLTTEHKAKVAKTEKRKAQKKKKKKGATSDQSDLQKHIEQTKLEQQRKAEELNQAKQAELKEREQVARVKQILEHHNQDEIRGEVTFNFTYDNKVKELDVNEQTKQALSKGRLAICVLEGKFYVLQDEPARKIAEVDEKYIVFHVADDTAESDEDDPYAGYEIPDDLTW, from the coding sequence ATGGGTTCTCTACAAGACCAATTACTAAAAGCAGGTTTAACGACTGAGCATAAAGCCAAAGTTGCTAAAACCGAAAAACGTAAAGCACAAAAGAAGAAAAAGAAAAAAGGCGCGACAAGTGATCAATCTGACTTACAAAAGCATATTGAACAAACAAAGCTTGAACAGCAGCGCAAAGCTGAAGAGCTAAATCAAGCTAAGCAAGCAGAGTTAAAAGAGCGCGAGCAAGTTGCGCGTGTTAAGCAAATTTTAGAGCACCACAACCAAGATGAAATTCGTGGTGAAGTCACGTTCAATTTTACGTATGACAATAAAGTAAAAGAGTTGGATGTAAACGAGCAAACTAAACAGGCCTTATCAAAAGGGCGTTTAGCAATTTGTGTTCTTGAAGGTAAGTTTTACGTACTTCAAGACGAGCCAGCGCGAAAGATTGCAGAAGTTGATGAGAAATACATTGTTTTCCATGTTGCTGACGATACAGCAGAAAGCGATGAAGACGACCCTTATGCGGGTTATGAGATACCAGACGATCTAACTTGGTAA
- a CDS encoding CreA family protein, which yields MFLKRALGTILITAGLMGCSDDAAKVSLGLFTTKDVVVKAKQDPIVSGVTCHISHIEADLDFSDPSDMSIACRQTGPITAEQLKQIDLSKDGEVVFKASKSILFKSLKVRRIYDADTQTLLYLSYSTKETSGSHHHALSSVPLYNTQAWNWTNKEK from the coding sequence ATGTTTTTAAAACGCGCACTCGGGACTATTTTGATCACTGCAGGCTTGATGGGTTGTAGTGATGACGCTGCCAAAGTCAGTTTGGGATTATTTACTACCAAAGATGTAGTGGTTAAAGCGAAGCAAGATCCCATTGTATCAGGTGTAACTTGCCATATAAGTCACATAGAAGCGGATTTAGATTTTTCAGATCCTTCGGACATGTCAATTGCCTGTCGACAAACAGGCCCGATTACTGCTGAGCAATTAAAGCAAATAGATTTATCAAAAGATGGTGAAGTGGTTTTTAAAGCCTCTAAAAGTATTTTGTTTAAATCATTAAAAGTACGTCGTATTTACGATGCCGATACGCAAACCTTATTGTATTTGTCTTATTCGACTAAAGAGACCAGCGGAAGTCACCATCATGCTTTATCAAGCGTGCCTTTATATAACACTCAGGCGTGGAATTGGACTAATAAAGAAAAATAA
- a CDS encoding serine hydrolase codes for MKLKALFSAMCLVAASSSFNAFAQQVKPQDVEQAVNDAMSQFNIPGIAIAVVENDKVVLAKGFGVRHLESQAPVNANTLFGIASNSKAFTAAALAMLVDEGKITWDDKVIKHIPEFKLHDSYATREMTIRDLLSHRSGLGLGAGDLMIWPDTNKSVPELIEGISHLKPVSSFRSQYAYNNLMFVMAGEVVARVSGLSWQEFVEQKMMKPLEMTTSRAGFSRIAKGNQNWATGHIPMEGKLTPFFVNYLEDFRGAGAIASNVNEMSQWLLTQLDGGKMPNGKQLFSPEQQVQMWHPHIMRVASKSAFDAYRQQFRGYGLGWSIEDYNGFKKVGHGGGILGMVSQVAMIPEKKLGVVVLSNQQAYPALTAIINEVFEDALGLKEQDYVTKAAERFHKGKKEAYAKAGTVKLEQVQAALPVQNYTGTLTSDWYGDVIVEYVANELRIDFTHTKMLKGKLEHHTGNTFIVRWDDTLLEADAYIHFEMDKAQQIKSASMEYVNPHITDFSFDFHNLDLKAKRAE; via the coding sequence ATGAAACTCAAGGCATTATTTTCAGCCATGTGCTTAGTTGCTGCATCAAGCAGCTTCAATGCATTTGCACAACAAGTTAAGCCACAAGACGTGGAGCAAGCTGTCAACGACGCTATGTCGCAATTTAACATACCGGGTATTGCCATTGCAGTGGTAGAGAATGACAAAGTTGTGTTAGCAAAAGGGTTTGGTGTCCGTCACTTAGAGTCACAAGCGCCGGTTAATGCGAATACGTTATTTGGTATTGCTTCTAACTCTAAAGCCTTTACTGCTGCGGCGTTGGCTATGCTTGTGGATGAGGGCAAAATCACTTGGGATGATAAAGTCATCAAGCATATTCCTGAGTTTAAATTACATGATTCATATGCTACTCGAGAAATGACCATTCGTGATTTATTAAGTCATCGCAGTGGTTTGGGTTTAGGTGCGGGTGATTTGATGATCTGGCCAGATACTAATAAATCAGTGCCTGAGCTAATTGAGGGGATCAGCCATTTAAAACCGGTTTCGAGCTTTCGCAGTCAATACGCTTATAACAACTTAATGTTCGTGATGGCCGGTGAAGTGGTTGCCCGTGTAAGCGGTTTAAGCTGGCAAGAATTTGTTGAGCAAAAAATGATGAAGCCGCTTGAAATGACCACGTCTCGTGCTGGTTTTTCTCGTATTGCTAAAGGCAATCAAAACTGGGCTACAGGTCATATTCCAATGGAAGGCAAACTAACCCCTTTCTTTGTGAACTATTTAGAAGATTTTCGTGGTGCAGGTGCCATTGCATCTAACGTCAATGAAATGAGCCAGTGGTTATTAACACAGCTTGATGGCGGTAAAATGCCTAACGGTAAGCAATTGTTTAGCCCTGAGCAGCAAGTACAAATGTGGCACCCGCATATTATGCGTGTCGCCTCTAAAAGTGCCTTTGATGCGTATCGTCAGCAGTTTAGAGGCTATGGCTTAGGTTGGTCGATTGAAGATTACAATGGCTTTAAAAAAGTTGGTCACGGTGGTGGTATTTTAGGTATGGTGTCTCAGGTTGCGATGATCCCTGAGAAAAAGCTAGGTGTAGTGGTTTTATCTAACCAGCAAGCTTATCCCGCATTAACAGCCATTATTAACGAAGTATTTGAAGATGCGTTAGGTCTTAAAGAACAAGACTATGTGACGAAAGCAGCTGAGCGTTTCCACAAAGGTAAAAAAGAAGCCTATGCTAAAGCTGGGACGGTGAAGCTTGAACAAGTACAAGCAGCATTACCGGTACAAAACTATACAGGTACGTTAACCAGCGATTGGTATGGAGATGTAATTGTCGAATATGTGGCAAATGAGCTACGTATTGATTTTACTCATACTAAAATGCTTAAAGGTAAACTAGAGCACCACACCGGCAATACTTTTATTGTGCGTTGGGATGACACATTATTAGAAGCAGATGCGTACATTCATTTTGAAATGGATAAAGCACAGCAAATAAAGTCAGCGAGTATGGAATATGTGAACCCACATATTACGGACTTTAGTTTTGATTTCCATAACTTGGATTTAAAGGCTAAGCGTGCGGAATAA
- a CDS encoding gamma-glutamylcyclotransferase family protein yields MTKKHINFAYGSNMSTSRLFARLPNAELLGVGTLNAYKLTFDMLSTDGSAKCNIVPANQREVFVHGVLYALDDEELARLDEIEGVRYDRKTVEIVRPCGEILIAQSYIANTFIDTHLPFDWYVEHVLKGAQEHQFNSDYITQISAQASQSDSNLERAAREWAIHKL; encoded by the coding sequence ATGACAAAAAAACACATTAATTTTGCCTATGGCTCTAACATGTCTACCTCAAGGTTATTTGCGCGTTTACCCAATGCAGAGTTACTCGGTGTTGGCACTTTAAACGCTTATAAACTGACGTTTGATATGCTTTCTACTGATGGCTCAGCAAAGTGTAATATTGTGCCTGCAAATCAACGCGAGGTGTTTGTTCACGGTGTGCTTTATGCGCTAGATGATGAAGAGCTTGCGAGACTAGATGAAATTGAAGGTGTGCGATACGACCGTAAAACGGTTGAGATTGTCCGTCCTTGCGGAGAAATACTCATTGCTCAGAGTTATATTGCGAATACGTTTATAGATACCCACCTGCCTTTTGACTGGTATGTCGAGCACGTTCTAAAAGGCGCGCAAGAGCATCAATTCAACTCAGATTATATAACTCAGATCTCTGCACAAGCATCGCAAAGCGATAGTAATCTTGAACGCGCTGCTAGAGAATGGGCGATCCACAAATTATAA
- a CDS encoding pseudouridine synthase — protein MKFPCRLDKFISHIAELPRTKVKAGIKKRNAVVNGEQITKFDHPITQDDRVEWQGEHIAYLGLRYFMLNKPQDYICANNDDMHATVFDLLDEPNLKNFHVAGRLDIDTTGLVLITNDGDWSHRITSPKQQKFKTYLVETLEPISDEMLSQLEKGVMLHGEKDATLPAKAERLASYSLRLSICEGKYHQVKRMLAAVGNKVVELHRENIGGIALDETLAPGEYRALNEQEVQLIR, from the coding sequence ATGAAATTTCCTTGTCGTTTAGATAAATTTATTAGCCATATCGCTGAGTTACCTCGCACCAAAGTCAAAGCCGGTATAAAAAAACGTAATGCAGTAGTTAATGGAGAGCAAATCACAAAGTTTGATCACCCAATCACACAAGATGACCGTGTTGAATGGCAAGGTGAACATATAGCGTATCTAGGTTTACGCTATTTTATGTTAAACAAACCACAAGATTACATTTGCGCAAACAATGATGATATGCACGCTACTGTATTCGATTTACTGGATGAACCTAACTTAAAAAACTTTCATGTTGCGGGTCGTCTAGACATAGACACCACAGGCTTAGTTCTGATCACTAATGATGGCGACTGGTCACATAGAATTACCTCTCCTAAACAGCAGAAATTCAAAACGTATTTAGTAGAAACCCTAGAACCTATCAGCGATGAAATGCTCTCTCAATTAGAGAAAGGTGTCATGCTACATGGTGAAAAAGATGCAACTTTACCAGCAAAAGCTGAGCGCTTAGCCTCTTACAGCTTAAGACTTTCTATATGTGAAGGAAAGTATCACCAAGTGAAACGCATGCTTGCTGCTGTAGGTAATAAAGTTGTTGAATTACATAGAGAAAATATTGGCGGAATAGCTTTAGATGAAACCTTAGCGCCCGGTGAGTACCGCGCCTTAAATGAACAAGAAGTTCAACTCATTCGCTAA
- a CDS encoding c-type cytochrome: protein MSKVKYLVLGAGIAFTAFANNAEAADGKALYTAKMCQTCHGAEGKAPIMDAYPKINGQNKTYLLNQMKDIKSGARANGMSMAMKAMVANVSDAELEAIADYLSKVK, encoded by the coding sequence ATGAGTAAAGTAAAATATCTGGTTTTAGGTGCAGGCATTGCGTTCACTGCATTTGCAAACAATGCAGAAGCTGCAGATGGCAAAGCGTTATACACGGCAAAAATGTGCCAAACATGTCACGGTGCTGAAGGTAAAGCACCTATCATGGACGCTTACCCTAAAATCAATGGTCAAAACAAAACATACCTACTTAACCAAATGAAAGACATCAAATCTGGCGCGCGCGCAAACGGCATGTCTATGGCAATGAAAGCGATGGTTGCAAACGTATCTGACGCTGAGCTAGAAGCGATTGCTGATTATTTATCAAAAGTTAAGTAA
- a CDS encoding 5-carboxymethyl-2-hydroxymuconate Delta-isomerase, giving the protein MPHFIIEHSDNLHVKTEELVATIHQAAIGTALFDLTTVKTRANSFQHFQLGNGKAGFVHIQAHIMAGREVEKKQFLSETLLFALENLLGYDYQLSVHVYDLLPEVYRKN; this is encoded by the coding sequence ATGCCACATTTTATCATCGAGCACTCAGACAACTTACATGTAAAGACCGAAGAATTGGTCGCAACCATTCATCAAGCTGCAATTGGCACAGCGCTATTTGATTTAACCACGGTAAAAACCCGAGCGAATAGTTTTCAACACTTTCAGCTTGGTAATGGCAAGGCTGGATTTGTACATATTCAAGCCCATATCATGGCGGGACGTGAAGTAGAGAAAAAGCAGTTCCTCAGTGAAACTTTACTGTTTGCTTTGGAAAACTTACTTGGCTATGACTATCAACTCAGTGTTCATGTTTATGATTTATTACCTGAAGTATACAGAAAGAACTGA
- a CDS encoding class II aldolase/adducin family protein → MFELPKLNLKDKVSEQEWQLRVDLAACYRLVEHMRWGDLIYTHMSARLPGTDHYLVNAFGLSFDEVTASNLVKVDLQGNILDDTPFEINPAGFTIHSAIHEVREDAHCVIHLHTKETIAVASLECGLLPLSQHSMFSLPSLSYHGYEGLAVNEDEKVRLQNDLGTTNHMLLVNHGGLTVGPTVGDAFMRFYDLQRACEIQVAIQATGQKAVPVPQPIIDNIYNQANVVHSGSTGGQLAWPAMLRKAYRLDPSFAE, encoded by the coding sequence ATGTTTGAACTACCAAAACTCAACTTAAAAGACAAAGTCAGCGAACAAGAATGGCAACTTCGTGTTGATTTGGCTGCGTGTTATCGTCTAGTTGAGCATATGCGTTGGGGCGATTTAATTTACACGCATATGTCAGCGCGTTTACCGGGGACAGATCATTACTTGGTGAATGCATTTGGTTTGAGTTTTGATGAAGTGACAGCATCTAATTTAGTGAAGGTTGACTTACAAGGTAATATTTTGGATGACACGCCATTCGAAATAAATCCTGCTGGGTTTACCATTCACAGCGCTATTCATGAAGTAAGAGAAGACGCACACTGTGTGATCCACTTACATACAAAAGAAACCATCGCTGTTGCCAGCCTTGAATGTGGTCTATTGCCATTAAGCCAACACTCAATGTTCTCATTACCCTCTTTGTCTTATCACGGTTATGAAGGCTTAGCGGTAAATGAAGACGAAAAAGTGCGCTTACAGAATGACTTAGGTACTACTAACCATATGTTGTTAGTTAACCATGGTGGTTTGACCGTAGGTCCAACGGTGGGTGATGCCTTTATGCGTTTTTATGACTTACAGCGTGCTTGTGAGATTCAAGTCGCGATTCAAGCGACGGGCCAAAAAGCCGTGCCTGTGCCTCAACCAATCATTGACAATATTTATAATCAAGCAAATGTCGTTCATAGCGGTAGTACAGGTGGTCAGTTAGCCTGGCCTGCAATGCTGAGAAAAGCATACCGCCTTGATCCTAGTTTTGCTGAATAG
- a CDS encoding methyl-accepting chemotaxis protein, translating to MLSGITLRIKIILFTAAIFVSLLVVAIFGLQALRHASESDNIARINQLMKSTVNIVEQFEHYVATGELDEAQAKKLATEMLRENKYHDSEYVYVVDDKLDFIATPHDPELQGTSFNDFKDASGQSIGQKVKRLVGNKTNRIITYHWDSVRDGEVVDLTSVVQKTSRFGWYIGTGISMKEVSERYWNTAQWLLAISLIIATALAFALAKFGLGLSNKLGAELDTVLSIVKRVSRGNLSSDINTNNANEESIIAAMQYMQQGLKGVVDGIQHVSNELQSQSHDGEARSEELEQLTRSLSEETQMVASAITELTASAQTVVEHAEQAAHSVQEAEQQGQNADKQTSEAAQAIALLEQQIDSAGNNIRILDDEVKNIANVLSVIQSIAEQTNLLALNAAIEAARAGEQGRGFAVVADEVRQLAQRTQSSTEEIHTMIGNLQSATQEAKNSVSLSVETSEKTVKMSKDASDALQMVANSLGAISQMSDQIAHAAKEQLAAGEDTAQRVVTISDTAAQTANVSHHAHSSTDSIKGLAKDLEHEMAKFS from the coding sequence GTGCTGTCTGGTATCACCTTAAGAATAAAAATAATTTTATTTACTGCGGCAATTTTCGTCTCGCTTTTAGTGGTTGCCATATTTGGTTTACAAGCCCTTCGTCATGCAAGTGAAAGCGATAACATAGCCCGTATTAATCAACTTATGAAAAGCACAGTAAATATTGTCGAGCAATTTGAGCATTATGTTGCAACAGGCGAATTAGACGAAGCGCAAGCAAAGAAGCTTGCCACAGAAATGCTTCGAGAAAACAAGTATCACGATTCAGAATATGTGTATGTCGTGGATGATAAACTCGATTTTATCGCAACCCCTCATGACCCAGAGTTGCAAGGCACCAGCTTTAACGACTTTAAAGATGCCAGTGGCCAAAGCATAGGTCAGAAAGTGAAAAGACTGGTCGGAAATAAAACCAATCGCATCATCACTTATCACTGGGACTCTGTCCGAGATGGTGAAGTCGTTGACCTCACCTCGGTTGTTCAAAAAACATCTCGCTTTGGCTGGTATATTGGCACTGGTATCAGTATGAAAGAGGTCAGTGAACGTTATTGGAACACTGCACAGTGGCTTTTAGCTATTTCTCTTATCATCGCAACAGCATTGGCGTTTGCTTTGGCTAAGTTTGGTTTAGGACTGTCTAACAAGTTGGGGGCTGAACTAGATACAGTACTTTCAATCGTAAAACGTGTCTCACGCGGCAATTTAAGCTCCGATATCAACACCAACAACGCCAATGAAGAAAGCATCATTGCTGCCATGCAGTATATGCAACAAGGCTTAAAAGGTGTTGTAGATGGCATTCAACATGTTAGCAATGAGTTACAATCACAAAGCCATGATGGTGAGGCCCGTTCAGAAGAGTTAGAGCAACTTACTCGTAGCTTAAGTGAAGAGACTCAAATGGTTGCCTCTGCTATTACCGAGCTGACTGCCTCGGCGCAAACCGTGGTTGAACATGCAGAACAAGCAGCTCACTCGGTTCAAGAAGCTGAACAGCAAGGCCAAAATGCTGACAAGCAAACCTCTGAAGCCGCGCAAGCAATCGCTTTGTTAGAGCAGCAAATTGACAGCGCTGGTAATAATATCCGTATCCTTGATGATGAAGTTAAAAATATTGCGAATGTACTTAGCGTTATTCAAAGCATTGCGGAACAAACTAACCTACTAGCGTTAAATGCGGCCATCGAAGCAGCCCGAGCTGGTGAGCAAGGTCGAGGGTTCGCGGTGGTAGCTGATGAAGTAAGACAATTAGCACAAAGAACTCAGTCAAGCACTGAAGAGATTCATACCATGATTGGTAATCTTCAATCCGCAACACAAGAGGCGAAAAACTCTGTGAGCTTAAGCGTAGAAACGTCTGAGAAAACCGTTAAAATGTCTAAGGATGCCAGTGATGCGTTACAGATGGTTGCAAATTCTCTGGGCGCTATCTCACAAATGAGCGATCAGATTGCCCATGCAGCCAAAGAGCAGCTCGCTGCTGGAGAAGATACCGCTCAGCGTGTAGTCACTATTTCTGATACTGCAGCGCAAACTGCCAATGTATCTCATCATGCGCATAGTTCAACAGATAGTATTAAAGGGCTGGCGAAAGACCTTGAGCATGAGATGGCTAAGTTTAGTTAA
- a CDS encoding mandelate racemase/muconate lactonizing enzyme family protein, producing the protein MKVTRVEVFDIHCPDRPAWTPVFVRIHTDEGISGVGEAGLAYDLGHSAAASMIKEMAEAFLIGHDPFQTEMLWSRMLRESFWGLGGGPVVYAAMSAIDTALWDIKGKALNLPVYQLLGGKVNPELRTYASQLQFDWDDEFKALVQPHEYAEAAHKAIAEGYDAVKVDPIMYDKDGNTYYDRTKLISRAEMKLYRARMAAIREAVGDEVDIIFECHSLPGATSAIQIGEIAEEFDCMYYEEPVNYLNHSLHAKVADKVAVPIAGGERLYNRWGVRPYLEDQSVDVLQPDIGLCGGFTETKKVCDYADIFDVRIQAHVCGGPVATAASLHLETAIPNFLIHEHHTYAIKKWNRELCIQDPQPKNGVFKVSEAPGIGIELNDEVVMRSTRVEIK; encoded by the coding sequence ATGAAAGTAACTCGCGTCGAAGTTTTTGATATCCATTGTCCAGACAGACCAGCTTGGACTCCAGTTTTTGTTCGTATTCATACTGATGAAGGTATCAGTGGGGTAGGTGAAGCCGGTCTTGCTTATGACTTAGGTCACAGTGCGGCAGCGAGTATGATCAAAGAAATGGCAGAAGCTTTTCTTATTGGTCATGACCCATTTCAAACAGAAATGCTTTGGTCACGTATGCTACGTGAAAGTTTTTGGGGATTAGGTGGTGGCCCTGTAGTTTACGCTGCGATGAGTGCCATAGATACTGCACTTTGGGATATTAAAGGCAAAGCATTAAATCTGCCCGTTTATCAACTTCTTGGTGGTAAGGTAAACCCAGAGCTTCGTACCTATGCGTCGCAATTACAGTTTGATTGGGATGATGAGTTCAAAGCCCTTGTACAGCCTCATGAATATGCAGAAGCGGCACACAAAGCAATTGCCGAAGGATACGACGCGGTTAAAGTTGACCCTATCATGTATGACAAAGACGGTAATACGTATTACGACCGTACTAAGCTTATCTCTCGCGCTGAAATGAAGTTATACCGTGCGCGTATGGCGGCTATTCGTGAAGCGGTAGGCGACGAAGTAGACATTATTTTTGAATGTCATAGTCTACCAGGGGCTACTTCAGCCATTCAAATTGGTGAGATCGCAGAAGAGTTCGACTGTATGTATTACGAAGAGCCGGTGAATTACTTAAACCACTCTTTACATGCGAAAGTTGCCGATAAAGTAGCAGTACCAATTGCTGGTGGTGAGCGTTTATATAACCGCTGGGGTGTCCGTCCATATTTAGAAGACCAAAGTGTTGATGTATTACAGCCAGACATCGGTCTATGTGGTGGTTTTACTGAAACGAAGAAAGTGTGTGATTACGCGGATATCTTTGATGTACGTATTCAAGCGCACGTATGCGGTGGCCCTGTAGCAACGGCTGCATCGCTTCATTTAGAAACGGCTATTCCTAACTTCTTAATTCATGAGCACCATACTTATGCGATCAAGAAATGGAATCGTGAACTGTGTATTCAAGATCCACAGCCTAAAAATGGCGTATTCAAAGTATCAGAAGCACCAGGTATTGGTATTGAGTTAAATGATGAAGTGGTTATGCGTTCAACACGTGTTGAAATCAAATAA
- a CDS encoding histone deacetylase family protein, producing the protein MRTAVISHPHCRKHKMIAEHPECPERLDAVSDRLLASGLDIAVAQKSAPKADLEHIALVHDRALIDKVLTSIPQEGLRELDGDTWLCPDSMKAVERAVGAGILAVDEILADSIDAAFCNVRPPGHHANQSTSSGFCIFNNVAIAAAYAKQQGVKRIAILDIDVHHGNGTQDIFRDDESVLFCSLFQYPFYPNTAIENTDTVINSPLAIASDGVDLKALYSQQWEPTLRAFNPELIFISAGFDAHLEDDMGSLKFTEADYQWLTEQVAELVKQTDCKGIVSYLEGGYALSALGRSAVTHIKALVEA; encoded by the coding sequence ATGCGTACCGCAGTTATCAGTCACCCACATTGTCGTAAACATAAAATGATTGCAGAACACCCCGAGTGCCCAGAGCGCCTTGATGCGGTATCTGACCGATTATTGGCATCTGGATTGGATATTGCGGTGGCTCAAAAAAGTGCGCCTAAAGCGGATTTAGAGCATATTGCATTAGTACATGACAGAGCGTTAATCGATAAAGTGCTGACTTCAATTCCGCAAGAAGGATTGAGAGAGCTCGATGGTGACACTTGGTTGTGCCCTGATTCGATGAAGGCTGTTGAGCGTGCGGTTGGAGCGGGTATATTAGCGGTGGATGAAATTCTTGCTGATAGCATTGATGCTGCATTTTGTAATGTTAGACCTCCTGGTCACCATGCTAATCAGTCGACATCTTCTGGCTTCTGTATTTTTAACAACGTGGCTATTGCTGCTGCCTATGCAAAACAGCAGGGTGTGAAACGTATCGCGATTTTAGATATTGACGTACACCATGGTAATGGCACCCAAGATATTTTTAGAGACGATGAAAGCGTACTGTTTTGCTCATTGTTTCAGTATCCGTTTTACCCTAATACCGCCATTGAAAATACCGATACTGTTATTAACTCACCATTGGCGATAGCCAGTGATGGGGTTGATTTGAAGGCGCTATATTCACAGCAATGGGAGCCTACGTTAAGGGCGTTTAACCCCGAACTAATCTTTATTAGTGCAGGCTTTGATGCCCATCTTGAAGATGATATGGGCAGTCTTAAATTCACTGAGGCGGATTATCAATGGCTAACGGAGCAGGTTGCTGAACTCGTTAAGCAAACCGACTGTAAAGGGATTGTCTCCTATCTTGAAGGCGGCTATGCACTCTCTGCACTAGGCAGGAGTGCAGTAACGCACATTAAAGCCTTGGTTGAAGCCTAA